The proteins below are encoded in one region of Helianthus annuus cultivar XRQ/B chromosome 2, HanXRQr2.0-SUNRISE, whole genome shotgun sequence:
- the LOC110873134 gene encoding protein PARTING DANCERS homolog isoform X2, translating into MIPAQNDYSVRTSGVGGVCMMSTKWRDEQHPSFDFIFNCGGVSVAFIFMINYDCNNPGPIFSRAEKLKSQFGHLYVVVILPTKEQNDSFVHSYFRYGMDIGRPTFVPVLDLEMGFEKIVRIAHARGVCKRQDVVSKLKAERERSVQGMDVFLRVVSSIPHVETHDANALIQTVGSIEAIAKASKENILEHTDISSEKADMISRFFRDPKFYLGPKIS; encoded by the exons GTGTTGGCGGGGTTTGCATGATGAGCACCAAATGGAGAGACGAACAACATCCATCCTTC GATTTTATTTTTAACTGTGGGGGTGTATCAGTAGCTTTCATTTTCATGATAAATTACGACTGCAACAATCCGGGGCCCATTTTCAGCAG AGCTGAAAAATTGAAGAGTCAGTTTGGACATTTGTATGTGGTGGTCATCCTTCCAACAAAGGAGCAGAATGACTCTTTTGTACACTCGTATTTTAG ATATGGTATGGATATCGGTAGGCCAACTTTTGTTCCAGTACTGGATCTGGAAATGGGCTTTGAGAAGATTGTAAGAATAGCACATGCACGTGGTG TTTGCAAGAGGCAGGATGTGGTATCCAAATTGAAAGCTGAG AGGGAGAGGTCAGTTCAAGGCATGGATGTGTTTCTCAGAGTAGTCTCTTCTATCCCCCATGTTGAAACTCATGATGCCAATGCG CTAATTCAAACCGTAGGATCAATCGAAGCAATAGCTAAAGCATCAAAAGAGAACATTCTGGAACACACCgacatttcctcagaaaaagccGACATGATTTCAAGATTCTTCAGAGATCCCAAATTCTACCTTGGCCCCAAAATTAGTTGA
- the LOC110873134 gene encoding protein PARTING DANCERS homolog isoform X1 encodes MIPAQNDYSVRTSGVGGVCMMSTKWRDEQHPSFVNFISSFLSANSFRLNIVPIAPDFIFNCGGVSVAFIFMINYDCNNPGPIFSRAEKLKSQFGHLYVVVILPTKEQNDSFVHSYFRYGMDIGRPTFVPVLDLEMGFEKIVRIAHARGVCKRQDVVSKLKAERERSVQGMDVFLRVVSSIPHVETHDANALIQTVGSIEAIAKASKENILEHTDISSEKADMISRFFRDPKFYLGPKIS; translated from the exons GTGTTGGCGGGGTTTGCATGATGAGCACCAAATGGAGAGACGAACAACATCCATCCTTCGTAAACTTTATTTCCTCCTTCCTGAGCGCAAATTCCTTTCGGTTAAACATTGTGCCAATTGCACCA GATTTTATTTTTAACTGTGGGGGTGTATCAGTAGCTTTCATTTTCATGATAAATTACGACTGCAACAATCCGGGGCCCATTTTCAGCAG AGCTGAAAAATTGAAGAGTCAGTTTGGACATTTGTATGTGGTGGTCATCCTTCCAACAAAGGAGCAGAATGACTCTTTTGTACACTCGTATTTTAG ATATGGTATGGATATCGGTAGGCCAACTTTTGTTCCAGTACTGGATCTGGAAATGGGCTTTGAGAAGATTGTAAGAATAGCACATGCACGTGGTG TTTGCAAGAGGCAGGATGTGGTATCCAAATTGAAAGCTGAG AGGGAGAGGTCAGTTCAAGGCATGGATGTGTTTCTCAGAGTAGTCTCTTCTATCCCCCATGTTGAAACTCATGATGCCAATGCG CTAATTCAAACCGTAGGATCAATCGAAGCAATAGCTAAAGCATCAAAAGAGAACATTCTGGAACACACCgacatttcctcagaaaaagccGACATGATTTCAAGATTCTTCAGAGATCCCAAATTCTACCTTGGCCCCAAAATTAGTTGA